A window of the Thermoleophilia bacterium SCSIO 60948 genome harbors these coding sequences:
- a CDS encoding vitamin B12-dependent ribonucleotide reductase — protein sequence MSETAANTAETARAGMTVKRRFTTPGVHPFDAVEWELRDAVIGDPANPAFEQRGVEFPKSWSQNATNIVAQKYFRGRLGSPDRERSVKQMISRVAGTISTWAREGGYFASDEDGDTFEAELTHILLHQQAAFNSPVWFNVGFEEQPQCSACFILSVDDTMESILDWNTREGMIFRGGSGSGINLSNIRGSTEHLSKGGYASGPVSFMRGADAWAGTIKSGGKTRRAAKMVVLDVDHPDIEDFIWCKAREEEKAAALRDAGFDMSIDGEGFTSIQYQNANNSVRVSDEFMDAVAAGVDWDLKARTDGSATKTLPAIDLMNQLSDAAWRCADPGIQYDTTINRWHTCPNSGRINASNPCSEYMHVDDSACNLASLNLMRFRRADGTFDVADFEHAVDVVLLAQEVVVSPASYPTPEIGDNARAFRQLGLGYANLGALLMSNGMPYDSDEGRSLAAAITSLMTGRAYRQSARIASAIGTYDRYEENREPHNAVMRMHRDAAYEIDGEPDAELLAAAQRSWDEAVEIGEEHGYRNAQATVLAPTGTISFLMDCDTTGVEPDFSLVKFKELVGGGQMTIVNRTVPMALGTLGYSDSQIEQIEAYINENGTIIDAPELSGEHLPVFDVAVGERAISHMGHIRMMAAVQPFISGAISKTVNLPQTATVADITDAYTQGWELGLKALAIYRDGSKTAQALRTDAQEEKDAEAEAAEPQVIIQQAPPRRKMPRERESITHKFSIAGHEGYITAGKYEDGEVGEIFLTDIGKEGSTLRGMMNAYATAISLGLQYGVPLEEFVNKFSYMRFDPEGITGNPEIPFAKSMPDYIMRWLASRFIDDVDALEELGIMTKEVRARKEAQQALFSADTAGPAQPAESNGGNGNGSSNGHANGNGGNGNGAAKPSSEAAAKSPGPGKAIPAAAAMTDSPPVRMAKIQGRDLGPACEQCGGMMQRTGSCYTCSSCGNNTGCG from the coding sequence ATGTCAGAAACCGCCGCAAACACCGCAGAAACCGCTCGAGCGGGTATGACGGTCAAGCGACGGTTCACGACTCCCGGCGTGCACCCGTTCGACGCCGTCGAATGGGAGCTCCGAGACGCCGTCATCGGCGATCCCGCCAACCCGGCCTTCGAGCAGCGCGGCGTCGAGTTCCCGAAGAGCTGGTCGCAGAACGCAACCAACATCGTCGCCCAGAAGTACTTCCGCGGCCGACTCGGCTCGCCCGACCGTGAGCGTTCGGTCAAGCAGATGATCTCCCGCGTCGCCGGGACGATCTCGACCTGGGCCCGCGAGGGCGGTTACTTCGCCTCCGACGAGGACGGCGACACCTTCGAGGCCGAGCTGACTCACATCCTGCTCCACCAGCAGGCCGCGTTCAACAGCCCCGTCTGGTTCAACGTCGGTTTCGAGGAGCAGCCGCAGTGCTCGGCCTGCTTCATCCTCTCCGTCGACGACACGATGGAGTCGATCCTCGACTGGAACACCCGCGAGGGGATGATCTTCCGCGGCGGTTCGGGATCGGGCATCAACCTGTCGAACATCCGCGGTTCGACCGAGCACCTCTCGAAGGGCGGCTACGCGTCGGGCCCGGTCTCGTTCATGCGCGGCGCCGACGCCTGGGCCGGCACGATCAAGTCCGGCGGCAAGACCCGCCGCGCGGCGAAGATGGTCGTGCTCGACGTCGACCATCCCGACATCGAGGACTTCATCTGGTGCAAGGCGCGCGAGGAGGAGAAGGCCGCCGCGCTGCGCGACGCCGGCTTCGACATGTCGATCGACGGTGAGGGCTTCACCTCGATCCAGTACCAGAACGCCAACAACTCGGTCCGCGTCTCGGACGAGTTCATGGACGCGGTCGCCGCGGGAGTCGACTGGGACCTCAAGGCGCGGACCGACGGCTCGGCGACTAAGACGCTGCCGGCGATCGACCTGATGAACCAGCTCTCCGACGCCGCCTGGCGCTGCGCGGATCCGGGGATCCAGTACGACACGACGATCAACCGCTGGCACACCTGCCCGAACTCGGGCCGGATCAATGCCTCGAACCCGTGCAGTGAGTACATGCACGTCGATGACTCGGCCTGCAACCTCGCCTCGCTGAACCTGATGCGCTTCCGGCGCGCCGACGGCACGTTCGACGTCGCCGACTTCGAGCACGCGGTCGACGTCGTCCTGCTCGCCCAGGAGGTCGTCGTCAGCCCGGCCAGCTACCCAACGCCCGAGATCGGCGACAACGCCCGCGCGTTCCGCCAGCTCGGCCTCGGCTACGCCAACCTCGGCGCGCTGCTGATGTCGAACGGCATGCCCTACGACTCGGACGAGGGTCGCTCGCTCGCCGCGGCGATCACCTCGCTGATGACGGGCCGCGCGTATCGCCAGTCGGCGCGGATCGCGTCCGCGATCGGCACCTACGACCGCTACGAGGAGAACCGCGAGCCGCACAACGCGGTCATGCGGATGCACCGCGACGCGGCGTATGAGATCGACGGTGAGCCCGACGCGGAGCTGCTCGCCGCGGCGCAGCGCTCATGGGACGAGGCCGTCGAGATCGGCGAGGAGCACGGCTACCGCAATGCCCAGGCGACGGTGCTGGCCCCGACCGGGACGATCTCGTTCCTTATGGACTGCGACACGACGGGCGTCGAGCCGGACTTCTCGCTCGTCAAGTTCAAGGAGCTGGTCGGCGGCGGTCAGATGACGATCGTCAACCGCACGGTGCCGATGGCGCTCGGCACGCTCGGCTACTCGGACTCGCAGATCGAGCAGATCGAGGCCTACATCAACGAGAACGGCACGATCATCGATGCGCCGGAGCTCTCGGGCGAGCACCTGCCCGTGTTCGACGTCGCGGTCGGCGAGCGCGCGATCTCCCACATGGGCCACATCCGGATGATGGCCGCGGTCCAGCCGTTCATCTCCGGCGCGATCTCGAAGACGGTCAACCTGCCGCAGACGGCGACCGTCGCCGACATCACCGACGCCTACACGCAGGGCTGGGAGCTCGGCCTCAAGGCGCTGGCGATCTACCGCGACGGCTCGAAGACCGCGCAGGCGCTGCGCACCGACGCCCAGGAGGAGAAGGACGCCGAGGCGGAGGCAGCCGAGCCGCAGGTGATCATCCAGCAGGCGCCGCCGCGGCGGAAGATGCCGCGCGAGCGCGAGTCGATCACGCACAAGTTCTCGATCGCCGGCCACGAGGGCTACATCACGGCCGGCAAGTACGAGGACGGCGAGGTCGGGGAGATCTTCCTCACCGACATCGGCAAGGAGGGCTCGACGCTGCGCGGGATGATGAACGCCTACGCGACGGCGATCTCGCTCGGCCTCCAGTACGGCGTCCCGCTCGAGGAGTTCGTCAACAAGTTCTCCTACATGCGCTTCGACCCGGAGGGCATCACCGGCAACCCGGAGATCCCGTTCGCCAAGTCGATGCCCGACTACATCATGCGCTGGCTCGCGAGCCGGTTCATCGACGATGTCGACGCGCTCGAGGAGCTCGGGATCATGACCAAGGAGGTCAGGGCCCGCAAGGAAGCCCAGCAGGCGCTGTTCTCCGCCGACACCGCGGGACCCGCGCAGCCCGCCGAGTCCAACGGCGGCAACGGCAACGGGTCGAGCAACGGTCACGCGAACGGCAACGGTGGTAACGGCAACGGCGCCGCCAAGCCGAGCTCCGAAGCGGCGGCGAAGTCGCCCGGACCGGGCAAGGCGATCCCGGCCGCGGCGGCGATGACCGATTCGCCCCCGGTCCGCATGGCCAAGATCCAGGGCCGCGATCTCGGCCCGGCCTGCGAGCAGTGCGGCGGGATGATGCAGCGCACGGGCTCCTGCTACACGTGCTCGAGCTGCGGCAACAACACCGGCTGCGGCTGA
- the nrdR gene encoding transcriptional repressor NrdR produces the protein MRCSVCDGRTRVAETRTTEAGTALRRRRVCLSCGARATTFERFEAPPAVVVKRSGEREPFDRSKLRAALLRATHKRPVDAEQIERIVERVEAGADGEIEAAAISEAVLEGLVELDFGAYLQFAGTLPDPIPQIAASTHR, from the coding sequence GTGAGATGTTCGGTTTGCGACGGTCGAACGCGGGTCGCCGAGACCCGCACGACCGAGGCCGGTACCGCGCTTCGAAGGCGCCGCGTCTGCCTGTCGTGCGGCGCCCGGGCGACGACGTTCGAGCGCTTCGAGGCGCCGCCCGCGGTCGTCGTCAAGCGCAGCGGCGAGCGTGAGCCGTTCGACCGCTCGAAGCTGCGGGCCGCGTTATTGCGCGCGACGCACAAGCGGCCGGTCGATGCGGAGCAGATCGAGCGGATCGTCGAGCGGGTGGAGGCCGGCGCGGACGGTGAGATCGAGGCCGCGGCGATCTCCGAGGCCGTCCTCGAGGGCCTCGTCGAGCTCGACTTCGGCGCCTACCTCCAATTCGCCGGGACGCTGCCTGACCCGATCCCCCAAATTGCAGCTTCTACCCACCGGTGA
- a CDS encoding hemolysin III → MPDGDNSSERPRGSAPIDRLAERRDAASQRIAERRAAATERVTEARAAATERVSEARDSAVEARAAAAERVAGAKAAATERVADAKDAAAEFIARTKPRFRGRSHEWAFFLFLGLGVTLFLAADGSEARLAAGIYAASLTALFGVSALYHRVDWKRPAARRWMRRLDHTMIFFLIAGTITPFALLVMDGPLATALLIAVWAGAAAGTVVEVIWVERPKWVSSVVYLIVGWIGALGFPAIVIETGAIAGILIVAGALLYTAGAVVYATGRPDPAPATFGYHEIFHAFVIAAAASHFAAIAFFALPAAT, encoded by the coding sequence ATGCCGGATGGGGACAACAGCTCCGAACGGCCTCGGGGGTCCGCACCGATCGACCGGCTCGCAGAACGACGCGACGCCGCCAGCCAACGGATCGCCGAGCGCCGCGCGGCCGCGACCGAGCGCGTCACCGAGGCGCGCGCGGCGGCCACCGAGCGCGTCAGCGAGGCCCGCGACTCGGCCGTGGAGGCTCGTGCCGCAGCCGCCGAGCGTGTCGCCGGTGCGAAGGCCGCCGCGACCGAGCGCGTCGCCGACGCCAAGGACGCCGCCGCCGAGTTCATCGCTCGCACGAAGCCGCGGTTCCGCGGCCGCTCGCACGAGTGGGCGTTCTTCCTCTTCCTCGGTCTCGGAGTGACGTTGTTCCTCGCCGCGGACGGTTCTGAGGCGCGGCTCGCGGCCGGGATCTACGCCGCGAGCCTCACGGCCCTGTTCGGCGTCAGCGCGCTCTACCACCGCGTCGACTGGAAGCGTCCGGCGGCGCGTCGCTGGATGCGACGCCTCGACCACACGATGATCTTCTTCCTGATCGCGGGCACGATCACGCCGTTCGCGCTTCTGGTCATGGATGGTCCGCTCGCGACCGCGTTGTTGATCGCGGTCTGGGCCGGCGCCGCCGCCGGCACCGTTGTCGAGGTGATCTGGGTCGAGCGGCCGAAGTGGGTATCGAGCGTCGTCTACCTGATCGTCGGCTGGATCGGAGCCCTCGGCTTCCCGGCGATCGTCATCGAGACCGGGGCGATCGCCGGCATCCTGATCGTCGCCGGCGCGCTGCTCTACACCGCCGGAGCCGTGGTCTACGCGACCGGCCGCCCCGACCCCGCGCCCGCCACCTTCGGCTACCACGAGATCTTCCACGCCTTCGTGATCGCCGCCGCGGCCTCGCACTTCGCCGCGATCGCCTTCTTCGCTCTGCCCGCCGCGACCTGA
- a CDS encoding bifunctional precorrin-2 dehydrogenase/sirohydrochlorin ferrochelatase, with the protein MMDTTFYIACLRLSGRRCVVVGGGDIGLEKVEGLLACDADVTLIAPEAIEPLRELADEGSITWEQREYAEADLDRTFMAIAATDDTDVNISVYDAAEERAMLVNIVDVPSLCNFILPAIVRTGPLAIAISTAGASPALAKRMKREIAETYGEPYARLAIMLNDARGWAKGNLPTYNDRKDFFEGIVNGDPDPIDLLRQGRATEVLDIIEQAKAKVETAQPAGQS; encoded by the coding sequence ATGATGGACACGACCTTCTACATCGCCTGCCTGCGGCTGTCGGGACGGCGCTGCGTCGTCGTCGGCGGCGGTGACATCGGGCTCGAGAAGGTCGAGGGCCTGCTCGCCTGCGACGCCGACGTCACGCTGATCGCGCCCGAGGCGATCGAGCCGCTGCGCGAGCTCGCCGACGAGGGATCGATCACCTGGGAGCAGCGCGAGTACGCCGAGGCCGACCTCGACCGCACCTTCATGGCGATCGCGGCGACGGACGACACGGACGTGAACATCTCCGTTTACGACGCGGCCGAAGAGCGCGCGATGCTCGTCAACATCGTCGACGTCCCATCGCTTTGCAACTTCATCCTCCCGGCGATCGTCCGCACCGGCCCGCTCGCGATCGCGATCTCGACCGCCGGCGCCTCACCGGCTCTCGCCAAGCGGATGAAGCGCGAGATCGCCGAGACCTACGGCGAGCCCTACGCGCGCCTGGCGATCATGCTCAACGACGCCCGCGGCTGGGCCAAGGGCAACCTCCCCACCTACAACGACCGCAAGGACTTCTTCGAGGGGATCGTCAACGGCGACCCCGATCCGATCGACCTGCTGCGCCAGGGCCGCGCCACCGAGGTGCTCGACATCATCGAGCAGGCCAAGGCGAAGGTCGAGACCGCCCAGCCCGCCGGCCAGTCCTAG
- a CDS encoding aldo/keto reductase, with translation MKRRRLGEGGPEVSEIGLGCMGMSDFYGDRDDERSMVTIRLALDLGVDFLDTSDMYGPHTNERLVGRAIEGRRDEVFLATKFGVYRDPEAPNDPKRRRIDGSPDYVREACDASLGRLGVDHLDLYYQHRIDPDTPIEDTVGALAELVEAGKVRHIGLSEAGPETIRRAHAVHPLAAVQTEYSLWSRDVEDEVLPTLRELGIALVAYSPLGRGFLTGAFGSRGDLPEGDNRLNMPRFSEENFDANLGLVDAVKRVAAERGAKPGQIALAWVLAQGEDIVPIPGTKRPGYLEENVGAVEIELTPDELAAIGDSLADVAGERYPAPMMKQLGR, from the coding sequence ATGAAGCGACGAAGGCTCGGTGAGGGCGGTCCAGAGGTCTCGGAGATCGGTCTCGGCTGCATGGGGATGTCCGACTTCTACGGCGACCGCGACGACGAGCGCTCGATGGTGACGATCCGGCTCGCGCTCGACCTCGGCGTCGACTTCCTCGACACCTCCGACATGTACGGGCCGCACACGAACGAGCGGCTCGTCGGACGAGCGATCGAGGGCCGGCGCGACGAGGTGTTCCTGGCGACGAAGTTCGGGGTCTACCGCGATCCCGAGGCGCCGAACGACCCGAAGCGGCGCCGCATCGACGGCAGCCCCGACTACGTGCGCGAGGCTTGCGACGCCTCGCTCGGGCGGCTCGGTGTCGACCACCTCGACCTCTACTACCAGCACCGCATCGACCCCGACACGCCGATCGAGGACACCGTCGGCGCCCTCGCCGAGCTCGTCGAGGCCGGCAAGGTCCGCCACATCGGCCTCTCCGAGGCCGGGCCGGAGACGATCCGCCGCGCCCACGCCGTCCATCCGCTCGCCGCGGTCCAGACCGAGTACTCGCTGTGGAGCCGCGACGTCGAGGATGAGGTGCTGCCGACCCTGCGCGAGCTCGGGATAGCGCTCGTCGCCTACTCGCCGCTCGGTCGCGGGTTCCTGACCGGGGCGTTCGGCTCGCGCGGGGATCTTCCCGAGGGCGACAACCGGCTCAACATGCCGCGCTTCAGCGAGGAGAACTTCGACGCGAACCTGGGCCTCGTCGACGCGGTCAAGCGGGTCGCGGCCGAGCGCGGCGCGAAGCCCGGCCAGATCGCGCTGGCCTGGGTTCTCGCCCAGGGCGAGGACATCGTGCCGATTCCGGGGACGAAGCGTCCCGGATATCTCGAGGAGAACGTCGGCGCTGTCGAGATCGAGCTGACGCCCGACGAGCTCGCGGCGATCGGCGACTCGCTCGCGGACGTCGCCGGCGAGCGCTACCCGGCGCCGATGATGAAGCAGCTCGGGCGCTAG
- a CDS encoding HAD-IA family hydrolase, with protein MSTGAGVIFDCDGVLVDSEPLSAAAMAETMREAGIEATTEDAVREFTGLSLKSAMARSEEMLGAPLPEDFAPSYRSRLYAAFDAELEAVAGVAGAIATLESRGIATCVASSGEHERIRRALTLTGLHERFEGRIYSATEVEHGKPAPDLFLHAARSEGWDRQRCVVVEDSTAGAAAGRAAGMRVLGYAERTPADALAAEGAEPFSSMHELPKLVAARLG; from the coding sequence GTGAGCACCGGAGCTGGAGTCATCTTCGATTGCGACGGAGTCCTCGTCGACTCCGAGCCGCTGTCGGCCGCGGCGATGGCCGAGACGATGCGCGAGGCCGGGATCGAGGCGACGACCGAGGACGCCGTGCGCGAGTTCACCGGCCTGTCGCTGAAGAGCGCGATGGCGCGCTCGGAGGAGATGCTCGGGGCGCCGCTCCCGGAGGACTTCGCGCCCTCCTACCGCAGCCGCCTCTACGCCGCCTTCGACGCCGAACTCGAGGCCGTCGCCGGCGTCGCCGGTGCGATCGCGACGCTGGAGTCGCGCGGGATAGCGACCTGCGTCGCCTCGAGCGGTGAGCACGAGCGGATCCGCAGGGCGCTGACGCTCACCGGCCTTCACGAGCGCTTCGAGGGCCGGATCTACAGCGCGACCGAGGTCGAGCACGGCAAGCCGGCGCCCGACCTGTTCCTCCACGCCGCGCGCTCGGAGGGCTGGGATCGCCAGCGCTGCGTAGTCGTAGAGGACTCGACAGCCGGTGCCGCCGCCGGTCGCGCCGCCGGAATGCGGGTGCTGGGCTACGCCGAGCGCACGCCCGCCGATGCGCTGGCCGCCGAAGGCGCCGAGCCCTTCAGCTCGATGCACGAGCTCCCGAAGCTCGTCGCCGCGCGTCTCGGCTAG
- a CDS encoding DNA topoisomerase I, protein MRLIVTEKNNSAKKIAEILSSSRAKEDKTYKVPFYSWTDSEGTDQTTVGLKGHVVSPAFPEGYSNWQETDLHELIDAELTKEATDKNVVKAVRKLAKDADEIVIATDFDREGELIGLEALEEILAVNAAVEGEVTRARYSALTKDEIERAFGDLDKLSFELAHAGAARQDIDLIWGATLTRAVSLATRRFGSNFLSVGRVQSPTLALIVERELERRAHVAKPYWELYAKFEHPDGSFEAHHSTDKFWDKAEADKALEGTAAPGVVTEVSSRRNSRKPPTPYNTTAFTTDASSRLGITPSRAMQIAEDLYMDGFISYPRTDNTVYPASLNTRELVQGLVRIPEFSASKGLLDGELKPTRGKKETTDHPPIYPAQAVYPGALDGVKRRVYELVVRRFLATFSEPMITESTRADIKAGSESYFVRGSVVVDPGYARIYTYARSGDHEIPKLEEGQELAIDGAPWLVDKETQPPSRISQGKLIEMMEERGLGTKATRADIIQKLYDRGYVFHNPPEPSETGIAMYEAFHSYVPTMATPEMTATLEKTMDEIAAGRTTRDAVVASSREMLHETTKSLQEQREDLAKRIWAGMDEDKFLGPCIVCEQAGRKHDDGSPNRLRIIDMRGGKRFVGCEGYNRDDPEDPDSCTFSRPLPGRGYELWRLEERCSVCEQTPRLTVRGFRGRPWKLCLNDDCPTMVEMREKRAERQAAREAAQKAKELDKAEAEASGSNGAKAGAKAKSGGSKNGSSNGRRRKPPKTTTRTKRARTSRSSG, encoded by the coding sequence ATGCGGCTGATCGTCACCGAGAAGAACAACTCCGCCAAGAAGATCGCCGAGATCCTCTCCTCCTCGCGCGCGAAGGAGGACAAGACCTACAAGGTCCCGTTCTACTCGTGGACGGATTCCGAGGGGACCGACCAGACGACCGTCGGGCTCAAGGGTCACGTCGTCTCGCCCGCCTTCCCCGAGGGCTACTCGAACTGGCAGGAGACCGACCTCCACGAGCTGATCGACGCCGAGCTGACGAAGGAGGCGACCGACAAGAACGTCGTCAAGGCCGTTCGCAAGCTCGCCAAGGACGCCGACGAGATCGTCATCGCGACCGACTTCGATCGCGAGGGTGAGCTGATCGGCCTCGAGGCGCTCGAGGAGATCCTCGCCGTCAACGCGGCGGTCGAGGGCGAGGTCACCCGCGCCCGCTACTCGGCGCTGACCAAGGATGAGATCGAGCGCGCCTTCGGAGACCTCGACAAGCTTTCGTTCGAGCTCGCCCACGCCGGTGCCGCGCGCCAGGACATCGACCTGATCTGGGGCGCGACCCTGACCCGCGCGGTCTCGCTCGCCACCCGTCGCTTCGGATCCAACTTCCTGTCGGTCGGCCGCGTCCAGTCGCCGACCCTGGCGCTGATCGTCGAGCGCGAGCTCGAGCGTCGCGCCCACGTCGCCAAGCCCTACTGGGAGCTCTACGCGAAGTTCGAGCACCCCGACGGCTCGTTCGAGGCCCACCACTCGACCGACAAGTTCTGGGACAAGGCCGAGGCCGACAAGGCGCTCGAGGGCACCGCGGCGCCCGGCGTCGTCACCGAGGTCTCCTCGCGGCGCAACTCGCGAAAGCCGCCGACGCCCTACAACACGACCGCGTTCACGACCGACGCCTCGAGCCGGCTCGGCATCACCCCGTCGCGGGCGATGCAGATCGCCGAGGACCTCTACATGGACGGGTTCATCTCCTATCCGCGTACCGACAACACGGTCTATCCCGCCTCGCTCAACACCCGCGAGCTCGTCCAGGGCCTCGTCCGGATCCCCGAGTTCAGCGCCTCGAAGGGCCTGCTCGACGGCGAGCTCAAGCCGACGCGCGGCAAGAAGGAGACGACGGACCACCCGCCGATCTACCCAGCGCAGGCGGTCTATCCGGGCGCGCTCGACGGCGTCAAGCGCCGCGTCTACGAGCTCGTCGTCCGCCGCTTCCTCGCGACGTTCTCCGAGCCGATGATCACCGAGTCGACCCGCGCCGACATCAAGGCGGGGTCGGAGAGCTACTTCGTCCGCGGTTCGGTCGTCGTCGACCCCGGCTACGCACGGATCTACACCTACGCGCGCTCCGGCGACCACGAGATCCCAAAGCTCGAGGAGGGCCAGGAGCTGGCGATCGACGGCGCCCCGTGGCTCGTCGACAAGGAGACCCAGCCGCCGAGCCGGATCTCGCAGGGCAAGCTGATCGAGATGATGGAGGAGCGCGGCCTCGGCACGAAGGCGACGCGCGCCGACATCATCCAGAAGCTCTACGACCGCGGCTACGTCTTCCACAACCCGCCCGAGCCCTCGGAGACCGGGATCGCGATGTACGAGGCGTTCCACTCCTACGTCCCGACGATGGCGACGCCGGAGATGACGGCGACGCTCGAGAAGACGATGGACGAGATCGCCGCCGGCAGGACGACGCGCGACGCCGTCGTCGCGTCGAGCCGCGAGATGCTCCACGAGACGACGAAGTCGCTCCAGGAGCAGCGCGAGGATCTCGCCAAGCGGATCTGGGCCGGGATGGACGAGGACAAGTTCCTCGGCCCGTGCATCGTCTGCGAGCAGGCGGGACGCAAGCACGACGACGGCTCGCCGAACCGGCTGCGGATCATCGACATGCGCGGCGGCAAGCGCTTCGTCGGCTGCGAGGGCTACAACCGCGACGATCCCGAGGATCCGGACTCGTGCACGTTCTCGCGCCCGCTGCCCGGTCGCGGCTACGAGCTCTGGCGCCTCGAGGAGCGCTGCTCGGTCTGCGAGCAGACGCCGCGGCTGACGGTGCGCGGGTTCCGCGGCCGGCCGTGGAAGCTCTGCCTCAACGACGACTGCCCGACGATGGTCGAGATGCGCGAGAAGCGCGCCGAGCGCCAGGCCGCCCGCGAGGCCGCGCAGAAGGCGAAGGAGCTCGACAAGGCCGAGGCCGAGGCGAGCGGCTCGAACGGCGCGAAGGCCGGCGCGAAGGCGAAGTCCGGTGGTTCGAAGAACGGCTCCTCGAACGGCCGCAGGCGAAAGCCGCCGAAGACGACTACGAGGACCAAGCGCGCGAGAACGAGCCGCTCCTCGGGGTAG
- the tmk gene encoding dTMP kinase, producing MFITLEGIDRSGKTTQTARLIAALGEAGSEVLALREPGGTPVGERIRELLLDPGVELDPRTELMLFCAARAELCATVIRPALDAGRDVVCDRFVDSTVAYQGVGRGLGRASAEAACDAAIGGCVPDLTLLLRIDPAAALARGQQRLAAGEDDGTDRFESEGAGFQRRIAEAYDEQASRHPERIVVIDAEGTPDEVHGRVMAAVAGRRG from the coding sequence GTGTTCATCACCCTCGAGGGGATCGACCGCTCGGGCAAGACGACGCAGACGGCGCGGCTGATCGCCGCGCTCGGCGAGGCCGGCTCGGAGGTCCTCGCGCTGCGCGAGCCGGGCGGCACCCCGGTCGGCGAGCGGATCCGCGAGCTGCTGCTCGACCCCGGCGTCGAGCTCGACCCGCGGACGGAGCTGATGCTCTTCTGCGCCGCTCGCGCCGAGCTCTGCGCGACCGTGATCCGCCCCGCGCTCGACGCCGGGCGCGACGTCGTCTGCGATCGCTTCGTCGACTCGACCGTCGCCTACCAGGGCGTCGGTCGCGGACTCGGGCGCGCGAGCGCGGAGGCGGCGTGCGACGCGGCGATCGGCGGTTGCGTACCCGACCTCACGCTGCTGCTTCGAATCGACCCGGCCGCGGCGCTCGCCCGCGGACAGCAGCGGCTGGCCGCCGGCGAGGACGACGGCACCGACCGCTTCGAGTCCGAGGGCGCCGGCTTCCAGCGCCGGATCGCAGAGGCCTACGACGAGCAGGCCTCGCGCCACCCCGAACGGATCGTCGTGATCGACGCCGAGGGCACCCCGGACGAGGTCCACGGGCGCGTGATGGCCGCGGTGGCCGGGCGGCGGGGATAG
- a CDS encoding MFS transporter, producing MPAPSAEIDRRALQRRTLRVVVLCQILGGAGLAAGLTTGALLAAEMLGSEDYAGLPIAALTIGAALSAFLVGRLAQSRGRRVGLAAGFAAGALGAVGVVVAAVGDQVVLLFIALAFYGAGTATNLQARYAGTDLAEPDERGRAVSIALVSTTLGAVAGPNLVEPLGALAENLSIPPLAGPFLLGAVAYAGAGLVLWALLRPDPLLVANEASRAARADEPARALALDAEGTARLDRGVAVGAGVMVLTQVAMVAIMTMTPVHMRAHDFGLGDVGLVISIHIGAMYFPSLITGVLVDRVGRVPMAIAAAATLLAAGLTAALAPPESLALLIVALGLLGLGWNFGLIAGSAILTDATTPADRARTQGAVDVLVALGASGGAAASGPIVGSAGFAVLAFAGGALSLLLIPIVLWARRTPRAPLAA from the coding sequence ATGCCCGCCCCATCGGCCGAGATCGATCGCCGCGCGCTTCAGCGCCGGACGCTTCGCGTCGTCGTCCTCTGCCAGATCCTCGGCGGCGCCGGTCTCGCCGCCGGTCTGACGACGGGTGCGCTGCTCGCCGCCGAGATGCTCGGCTCCGAGGACTACGCCGGGTTGCCGATCGCCGCGCTCACGATCGGCGCGGCGCTGTCGGCGTTCCTCGTCGGCCGCCTCGCGCAGAGCCGTGGGCGACGGGTCGGGCTCGCGGCGGGCTTCGCCGCCGGTGCGCTCGGGGCGGTCGGCGTCGTCGTCGCCGCCGTCGGCGATCAGGTCGTCCTGCTGTTCATCGCGCTCGCCTTCTACGGCGCGGGGACGGCGACGAACCTCCAGGCTCGCTACGCCGGCACCGACCTCGCCGAACCGGACGAGCGTGGGCGCGCGGTCAGCATCGCACTGGTCTCGACGACCCTCGGCGCCGTCGCCGGGCCGAACCTCGTCGAGCCGCTCGGCGCTCTGGCCGAGAACCTGTCGATCCCGCCGCTCGCCGGTCCGTTCCTGCTCGGCGCCGTCGCCTACGCCGGCGCCGGGCTCGTCCTCTGGGCGCTGCTCCGGCCCGACCCGCTGCTCGTCGCCAACGAGGCGAGCCGGGCCGCCCGGGCCGATGAGCCGGCGCGGGCGCTGGCGCTGGACGCCGAGGGCACCGCGAGACTCGACCGCGGCGTCGCGGTCGGCGCCGGGGTCATGGTCCTCACCCAGGTCGCGATGGTCGCGATCATGACGATGACCCCCGTCCACATGCGAGCCCACGACTTCGGGCTCGGCGACGTCGGCCTCGTCATCTCGATCCACATCGGCGCGATGTACTTCCCGTCGCTGATCACGGGGGTCCTGGTCGATCGGGTCGGGCGGGTGCCGATGGCGATCGCGGCGGCGGCGACCCTCCTCGCCGCGGGCCTCACGGCGGCGCTCGCTCCTCCCGAATCGCTCGCGCTGCTGATCGTCGCGCTCGGGCTGCTCGGCCTCGGATGGAACTTCGGCCTGATCGCCGGCAGCGCGATCCTCACCGACGCCACGACCCCGGCCGACCGCGCCCGGACGCAGGGCGCCGTCGACGTCCTCGTGGCGCTCGGCGCCTCGGGGGGTGCCGCCGCGTCGGGCCCGATCGTCGGCAGCGCCGGCTTCGCCGTGCTCGCCTTCGCGGGCGGGGCGCTGTCGCTGCTGCTGATCCCGATCGTCCTCTGGGCGCGGCGGACGCCTCGGGCGCCGCTCGCCGCCTAG